In Pedobacter sp. WC2423, the following are encoded in one genomic region:
- a CDS encoding histidine decarboxylase, translating into MEQHNLSAENAGRLKDLLEKLTADSELMLGYPVSKDFDYSELAKFLNFPINNLGDPFVASTYTIGTREMEKEVLEFFALLFRAPVNNWWGYVTNGGSEGNLYGLYLAREIHPKGMVYFSQATHYSVQKNLHLLNMPNIVIRTQASGEIDYEDLRDTIKMNRHMPVIIFANIGTTMTEARDDVSKIRSILQDLAIQHYYIHADGALSGSYSAFIEPRPAFDFSDGADSIAISGHKFIGSPIPCGVVVVKKNNRDRIARSVSYTGSMDTTITGSRNGHTPLFLWYMIKSLGLEGFKKRALHSLEVAAYAEMRLKEIGINAWRNPDSITVNLPEPAAKIRIKWQLALENGWCHIICMPNVTKHQVDQLIGEIAETNVMLSVS; encoded by the coding sequence ATGGAACAGCATAACTTATCAGCGGAAAACGCAGGGAGATTGAAGGATTTACTGGAAAAATTGACGGCTGATTCGGAGTTAATGCTCGGATACCCGGTATCGAAAGATTTTGATTATTCTGAACTGGCAAAATTTCTGAACTTTCCAATTAATAACCTTGGAGATCCTTTTGTGGCTTCCACCTATACTATAGGTACACGTGAAATGGAAAAGGAAGTATTGGAATTCTTTGCGTTATTGTTCAGGGCGCCGGTCAATAACTGGTGGGGATATGTGACTAATGGAGGCTCAGAAGGAAATCTTTATGGTTTATACCTCGCCAGGGAAATTCATCCTAAAGGGATGGTTTATTTTTCACAGGCTACACACTATAGCGTGCAGAAAAACCTGCACTTGTTAAATATGCCTAACATCGTAATCCGTACCCAGGCAAGCGGCGAGATTGATTATGAGGATCTCAGGGATACGATTAAAATGAACAGGCATATGCCTGTGATTATCTTTGCAAACATCGGAACTACCATGACCGAAGCCCGTGATGATGTCAGCAAAATCAGAAGTATTTTGCAGGATTTAGCTATACAACATTATTATATTCATGCAGATGGAGCGCTTTCAGGTAGCTATAGCGCATTTATAGAACCACGCCCGGCATTTGATTTCTCTGATGGCGCAGATAGTATCGCGATTAGCGGACATAAATTTATTGGCTCTCCGATTCCTTGTGGGGTAGTGGTAGTGAAAAAAAATAACCGCGACCGTATTGCCCGTTCGGTATCTTATACAGGCAGCATGGATACGACGATCACAGGATCGAGAAACGGGCATACACCTTTATTTTTATGGTATATGATTAAAAGCCTGGGATTGGAAGGGTTTAAAAAAAGGGCCTTACATAGTCTTGAAGTGGCTGCTTATGCAGAGATGAGGTTAAAAGAGATCGGTATCAATGCCTGGAGAAATCCGGATTCGATTACTGTTAATTTACCTGAACCAGCGGCAAAGATAAGGATCAAATGGCAGCTGGCTTTAGAGAATGGCTGGTGCCATATTATTTGTATGCCTAATGTAACTAAACATCAGGTTGATCAGTTGATAGGAGAAATAGCAGAAACTAATGTAATGTTATCTGTTTCTTAA
- a CDS encoding response regulator transcription factor, which translates to MMKQIHVVEDDQDIRQIIEFILEDEGYKVRLFPDISSFHAAMKDGIPDLYLLDVMLPDGNGLELCKEIRTSQQTKDVPIIVMSAHASADTVFQQCNADDFISKPFDLNDILFRIKKQITLH; encoded by the coding sequence ATGATGAAGCAAATACATGTTGTAGAAGATGATCAGGATATCAGACAGATCATAGAGTTCATATTAGAAGATGAAGGTTATAAAGTGCGTCTTTTCCCGGATATTTCTTCCTTCCATGCTGCTATGAAAGATGGCATCCCTGATTTATATTTACTGGACGTGATGCTTCCCGATGGAAATGGTCTGGAATTATGCAAAGAAATCAGGACTTCTCAGCAAACCAAAGACGTACCGATTATCGTGATGTCTGCACATGCTTCGGCAGATACCGTTTTTCAGCAATGTAATGCAGACGACTTTATCAGTAAGCCTTTCGATTTGAATGATATCCTGTTCAGAATTAAGAAACAGATAACATTACATTAG
- a CDS encoding AcvB/VirJ family lysyl-phosphatidylglycerol hydrolase: MKIITILGSCLLFTAFSLMKVNAQPARELSEFPLHAHFVRSSKPMLVFLTGDGGWNNFSESTVKELVRNGYPTLVLDTRKYFWTQKTPDQFAKDMQVILSSYLKTWNKASFSMIGYSFGADVAAFVPSRLPSQLAEKQNSLVLLSPGFSTGYVVKLKNLLNFGSTDKEKYKVNPELLKSVIPVWCIFGKEEESEFYKALKPTDKIHKVTIPGSHRFDDDIPQVIRAIIKGL, from the coding sequence ATGAAGATAATAACCATTTTAGGCTCCTGTTTGCTGTTTACAGCATTCAGTCTGATGAAAGTGAATGCTCAGCCTGCGCGCGAATTGTCAGAATTTCCATTACATGCACATTTTGTGCGCTCCAGTAAACCGATGCTCGTTTTTTTGACCGGCGATGGTGGGTGGAACAATTTTTCAGAATCAACGGTAAAAGAACTGGTTAGAAACGGATATCCAACGCTCGTATTGGATACCCGCAAATATTTCTGGACGCAGAAAACACCAGATCAGTTTGCAAAAGATATGCAGGTGATCCTGTCTTCTTATTTGAAAACGTGGAATAAAGCTTCTTTTTCTATGATTGGTTATTCTTTTGGGGCGGATGTTGCCGCTTTTGTCCCTTCCCGTTTACCCAGTCAGTTAGCAGAAAAACAAAATTCGCTGGTTTTGCTTTCTCCGGGTTTTTCTACCGGGTATGTAGTTAAGCTGAAAAACCTGCTGAATTTTGGTTCTACCGACAAAGAGAAATATAAAGTAAATCCGGAATTGTTGAAATCAGTAATTCCTGTATGGTGTATTTTTGGTAAGGAGGAAGAGAGTGAGTTTTATAAGGCTTTAAAGCCAACAGATAAAATACATAAAGTTACGATTCCTGGCTCGCATCGTTTTGATGATGATATTCCGCAGGTGATCAGAGCTATTATAAAAGGTCTGTAA
- a CDS encoding chorismate mutase, protein MKLYSRILFLSGAFLLSHSMLFAQQTPAKAPDSSLNTLQINRKKIDSLDKKLMQLIGERERAVKAIGVYKAKNNMPALQAGRFKQVLEKSVIAGEKEGLSATFITEMMNAIHKESLRIEDEIKLNFHGK, encoded by the coding sequence ATGAAGTTATATAGTCGTATCCTGTTTTTATCTGGCGCATTTTTACTAAGCCATTCGATGTTATTTGCACAACAAACTCCTGCGAAAGCACCGGATAGCAGCCTGAATACTTTGCAAATCAACAGAAAGAAGATCGATTCTCTGGACAAAAAGCTCATGCAGCTAATTGGCGAAAGGGAAAGAGCAGTCAAAGCAATAGGAGTTTACAAAGCCAAAAATAATATGCCGGCACTGCAGGCAGGACGCTTTAAACAAGTATTGGAAAAAAGTGTCATCGCAGGTGAAAAGGAAGGGTTATCTGCTACCTTTATTACCGAAATGATGAATGCCATCCATAAAGAAAGTCTGAGGATTGAAGATGAAATTAAATTAAACTTCCATGGCAAATAA
- a CDS encoding ATP-binding protein produces the protein MANNVNITSSGIQKVLRNYNEKQALAEYIWNGFDANAYTVEINYTANELGFMDHLEIYDNGYGINFKNLKFKFDPFYESEKALQLAVNRNRSAMHGKNGVGRLTFFKFANDAEWQTTFLHNNVLKSGRIMIGVSTLNNYQANLLDIPLSEKTGTRVLFSNIKILRENMEQEIISFLKAEFCWFLELNKKRNYAILINGVPLDYSDNIQYYEEDILLKDERTQTLFKLKFVQWKESLHKELSKVYYINERGEEKFKEYTTLNKKADEYFHSVYIESEFFTDFDFSGTEFDTQVKLYNRSKSSPEYKLLSKRVNELLRAKRKFFLKEYSSKLLQRFENEGVLSLNDKEPLNPKRKEDLLNTLKSMYEIQPKIFSNLSIDQKKTFIALINALLVSDQRGSLLHLLENIVDLEEEERTELTALLLLKQ, from the coding sequence ATGGCAAATAATGTAAATATCACTTCCAGCGGCATACAAAAGGTTTTGCGAAATTACAATGAAAAACAGGCGCTGGCTGAGTATATCTGGAATGGTTTTGATGCGAATGCCTATACTGTAGAAATCAACTATACCGCCAATGAACTTGGATTCATGGATCATCTGGAGATTTATGACAATGGTTATGGAATAAATTTTAAAAACCTGAAATTTAAGTTTGACCCTTTTTATGAATCGGAAAAGGCATTACAGCTTGCTGTGAACAGAAACCGTTCAGCAATGCACGGTAAAAACGGGGTGGGCAGGTTAACCTTTTTTAAATTCGCCAACGATGCCGAGTGGCAAACTACCTTTTTGCATAATAATGTGCTTAAAAGCGGCAGGATTATGATTGGGGTATCTACGCTGAATAATTATCAGGCTAATTTGCTGGATATACCTTTAAGTGAAAAGACGGGTACCAGGGTATTGTTCTCTAATATCAAGATTTTACGCGAGAATATGGAACAGGAGATCATTTCTTTTCTAAAAGCAGAGTTTTGCTGGTTTCTGGAATTGAATAAGAAAAGGAACTATGCCATTTTAATCAATGGTGTTCCGCTGGATTATTCTGATAACATTCAATATTATGAAGAGGATATTCTGTTAAAGGATGAAAGGACACAGACGCTGTTTAAATTGAAATTTGTTCAGTGGAAAGAGTCTTTGCATAAAGAACTATCAAAAGTCTATTATATCAATGAAAGGGGTGAGGAGAAATTTAAAGAATATACGACCCTGAATAAAAAAGCTGACGAATATTTTCACAGCGTATATATAGAAAGTGAATTCTTTACCGATTTCGATTTCAGCGGAACGGAGTTTGATACGCAGGTGAAATTATATAACCGGTCAAAATCATCACCGGAATACAAATTATTAAGCAAAAGAGTGAATGAGCTCCTGCGTGCTAAAAGAAAGTTTTTTCTGAAAGAATATTCCAGCAAACTGCTTCAGCGCTTTGAAAATGAAGGTGTACTTTCATTAAATGACAAAGAACCACTCAATCCAAAAAGAAAAGAAGATTTGCTGAATACATTAAAATCCATGTACGAAATTCAGCCTAAAATATTCAGCAACCTGAGTATAGACCAGAAAAAGACATTTATTGCGCTTATTAATGCTTTACTGGTTTCTGATCAGCGGGGTAGCCTGCTGCACCTGCTGGAAAATATCGTTGACCTGGAAGAGGAAGAAAGAACTGAGCTTACTGCCTTATTACTGCTTAAGCAGTAA
- a CDS encoding peptidylprolyl isomerase, which yields MKISILTIILSFLICTVQAQTNYVRLTTSKGNILIMLYDATPHHRDNFINLAKKGLFKDQEFNRVIRNFVSQGGELDETILDREKLNLQAPVQRLEAEIRPELFHKKGALGAGRNDNPEKSSYLDQIYLVEGKIQTDAQLDELELKKGIKFSALQRETYKTIGGIPRLDQDYTVFGEIVSGIEVAKAINNVATDKNDHPLKKEAFSIHILSKKEISKIARP from the coding sequence ATGAAAATATCAATCCTGACTATCATTTTATCTTTCCTGATTTGCACAGTTCAGGCACAAACCAATTATGTGCGCCTTACTACTTCCAAAGGCAATATCCTGATCATGCTTTATGATGCCACTCCGCATCACCGGGATAACTTCATCAACCTGGCTAAAAAAGGACTTTTTAAAGATCAGGAATTTAACAGGGTTATCCGAAATTTTGTAAGTCAGGGCGGTGAACTGGATGAGACGATACTGGATAGAGAAAAACTCAATCTACAAGCTCCTGTTCAGCGGCTGGAAGCAGAAATAAGACCAGAACTATTCCATAAAAAAGGAGCTTTGGGCGCTGGCAGAAATGATAATCCTGAAAAGAGTTCCTATCTCGATCAGATTTACCTGGTAGAAGGGAAAATACAGACTGATGCGCAACTGGATGAACTGGAACTAAAAAAAGGCATAAAGTTTTCTGCTTTGCAAAGGGAAACTTATAAAACTATAGGTGGTATCCCGCGCCTTGATCAGGATTACACAGTATTTGGAGAAATAGTATCGGGAATAGAAGTAGCCAAAGCAATTAACAATGTGGCTACAGATAAGAATGATCACCCGCTCAAAAAAGAAGCTTTTAGTATTCATATCCTGAGCAAAAAGGAAATCAGCAAAATTGCCAGGCCTTAA
- the lspA gene encoding signal peptidase II, which translates to MKLILRNISILLIVLANAGCDQLSKNAARQNIAYHETINVIGNHFILTKVENSGAFLSTGDSMTDSAKFIFLSLIPLLALCYGIYYLLKNSQLNNLLVLGVCFVIGGGLGNLYDRLLYGSVTDFLHIDFYILKTGIFNLADVSIMIGMIMLVIHLYVKRTLQFT; encoded by the coding sequence ATGAAACTTATCTTAAGAAATATATCTATTTTACTCATTGTACTGGCTAATGCAGGATGCGATCAGCTTTCTAAAAATGCAGCCCGTCAAAACATAGCGTACCATGAAACAATCAATGTGATTGGAAATCATTTCATATTAACCAAAGTTGAAAACTCAGGTGCTTTTTTAAGTACCGGAGACTCCATGACAGACTCTGCAAAGTTTATATTTTTGTCCTTGATCCCGTTGCTTGCGCTTTGTTATGGAATCTATTATCTGCTTAAAAACAGTCAGCTGAATAACTTACTGGTGCTGGGTGTCTGTTTTGTAATTGGCGGAGGTTTAGGAAATTTATATGACAGACTCCTGTATGGTTCGGTAACGGATTTTCTGCATATAGATTTTTATATACTGAAGACCGGCATTTTCAATCTTGCAGATGTTTCCATTATGATCGGGATGATTATGCTGGTTATACATTTATATGTTAAGCGGACACTTCAATTTACTTAA
- a CDS encoding low affinity iron permease family protein produces MEKKKESFFEKIATKITCWTGSSAAFGIALAIVIIWGISGPVFKYSDTWQLVINTGTTIITFMMVFLIQKSQNKDSKAIQLKLNELIAASRHASNRMVDIEDLTEQELDVLHKYYQKLSDISEEDDDIHKSHSIDAANNLQKEKIEDRKKHHNG; encoded by the coding sequence ATGGAAAAGAAGAAAGAATCCTTTTTTGAAAAAATAGCGACAAAGATTACTTGCTGGACAGGGAGCTCAGCCGCATTCGGTATTGCTTTGGCTATTGTGATTATATGGGGAATCAGCGGGCCGGTCTTTAAATATTCTGATACCTGGCAGCTGGTCATTAATACCGGAACTACTATTATCACCTTTATGATGGTCTTTTTAATCCAGAAATCTCAGAATAAAGATTCCAAAGCTATCCAGTTAAAATTAAATGAATTGATTGCTGCCAGCAGGCATGCGAGCAACAGAATGGTTGACATTGAAGATCTGACCGAGCAGGAGCTGGATGTACTGCATAAGTATTACCAGAAGCTGTCTGATATTTCTGAAGAAGATGATGATATCCATAAGTCTCACTCTATAGACGCAGCAAATAACCTGCAAAAAGAGAAAATTGAGGATCGGAAAAAACATCACAACGGTTAG
- a CDS encoding ferritin-like domain-containing protein has product MATTTKKTSTATKASSKKTTGQTGKMKDSEFHEFFVDELKDIYWAEKHLVKALPKMKKAATSPELAAAFEKHTQETQTHIATLEEVFALLDTKPAAKKCDAMAGLLEEADSIIADTDKGTLTRDAGLILAAQKVEHYEIATYGTLAVFAQNMGHTDVASLLQQTLDNEKATDVALTEIATAYVNEEAAAE; this is encoded by the coding sequence ATGGCAACTACAACAAAAAAAACTAGCACAGCTACAAAAGCGAGTTCAAAAAAGACGACTGGTCAAACAGGTAAAATGAAGGATTCTGAATTCCATGAATTCTTTGTAGATGAATTGAAAGATATTTACTGGGCAGAGAAACACCTGGTTAAAGCACTTCCAAAAATGAAGAAAGCAGCAACAAGTCCGGAGCTTGCAGCAGCTTTTGAGAAACATACACAGGAAACTCAAACACACATTGCTACACTGGAAGAGGTATTTGCCTTACTGGATACAAAACCGGCAGCTAAAAAGTGTGATGCAATGGCTGGTTTATTGGAAGAAGCTGATTCTATCATTGCTGATACAGATAAAGGTACACTAACAAGAGATGCAGGTTTGATCCTGGCCGCGCAGAAAGTGGAGCATTATGAAATCGCGACTTATGGCACACTGGCTGTATTTGCACAAAACATGGGACATACTGATGTGGCCAGCCTGTTGCAGCAGACACTTGACAATGAAAAAGCGACTGATGTGGCCTTAACTGAGATTGCAACTGCTTATGTAAACGAAGAAGCTGCAGCAGAGTAA
- a CDS encoding murein L,D-transpeptidase, with protein MKLKLRSNFPIVKFSALLLVILTSLFFIQCQRKEGKKIARDVTITPKNAVTKLLIDSMELEKYIIGAKLEDSSALRLRNFYNSRNFQFAWLTEKGLAEHTRVFYALDKSYDSTSRDSAKNELLLRNQLSGLMTKDTTIIAVSPALVKLELELTQHFFNFVMNTYAGKVDPAALQWYIPRKKINAVALLDSLVAKKGAGVAEWEPVNNYYKTLNKELIRWYSIQKRGSWPQLDVAALKPIKEGDSGAVVLQFKQRLIDFGDLDAKDSTAVYTAEVTTAIKKAQLQFGHRPTGKPDRLLLAALNATVESRIQQMLINLERIRWSPLMPDGKLILVNIPEYKLHVFEAKKEVLNMGIVVGKAANKTVIFSNTLKNIVFSPYWNIPPSIVRAEVQPAMRKNRNYLAQKNMEQYGFSDGLPLIRQKPGNTNSLGRVKFLFPNSYNIYLHDTPAKSLFSEDKRAFSHGCIRLAKPKTLAEYLLTDRPEWTSEKIDKAMNSKKEVWVTMKTPVPVIIAYFTSWVDKNGLINFREDIYGHDQKMAAQLFPAK; from the coding sequence ATGAAACTAAAGTTACGCTCCAATTTTCCAATAGTAAAGTTCTCTGCTTTATTACTGGTCATCCTGACTTCTTTATTTTTTATACAGTGTCAGCGAAAAGAGGGGAAGAAAATAGCCAGAGATGTGACCATTACACCTAAAAATGCAGTGACCAAACTATTAATTGATAGTATGGAACTGGAAAAATATATCATTGGGGCAAAATTAGAAGATAGTTCAGCATTAAGGCTGAGGAATTTTTACAATAGCCGGAACTTTCAGTTCGCCTGGTTAACAGAAAAAGGACTGGCAGAACATACCAGGGTATTCTATGCACTGGATAAAAGCTATGATTCCACTTCCAGAGATAGTGCTAAAAACGAGCTGTTGTTACGCAATCAGCTTAGTGGATTGATGACTAAAGACACCACTATTATTGCAGTGAGCCCGGCTTTGGTTAAGCTGGAATTGGAGCTGACCCAGCACTTCTTCAATTTTGTAATGAATACCTATGCCGGAAAAGTAGACCCTGCAGCATTGCAATGGTACATTCCCAGGAAAAAAATCAATGCGGTTGCTTTGCTGGATTCATTAGTAGCTAAAAAAGGTGCTGGCGTAGCGGAATGGGAACCTGTAAATAATTATTATAAAACACTGAACAAAGAGCTGATCCGCTGGTATAGTATTCAAAAAAGAGGTAGCTGGCCGCAACTTGATGTTGCTGCGCTTAAACCAATAAAAGAAGGTGATTCAGGCGCTGTAGTTTTACAATTCAAACAGCGGCTGATTGATTTTGGAGATCTGGATGCTAAAGATTCAACTGCAGTTTATACCGCTGAGGTAACTACAGCAATTAAAAAAGCACAATTGCAATTTGGACACAGACCAACCGGGAAACCAGATCGTTTATTACTGGCAGCTTTAAATGCAACCGTTGAATCCCGTATCCAGCAGATGCTGATCAACCTCGAAAGAATCAGATGGTCACCGCTGATGCCTGATGGTAAGCTGATTTTAGTGAATATCCCTGAATATAAGTTACATGTATTTGAAGCAAAAAAAGAAGTGCTGAACATGGGTATTGTAGTTGGAAAAGCAGCGAACAAGACCGTTATTTTCAGCAATACCTTAAAAAACATCGTTTTTAGCCCGTATTGGAATATTCCCCCAAGTATTGTGCGTGCAGAAGTTCAACCTGCCATGCGTAAAAACCGGAATTACCTGGCTCAAAAAAATATGGAACAGTATGGTTTTAGTGATGGTCTGCCGCTCATCCGTCAAAAACCAGGGAACACCAATTCTCTGGGCCGTGTCAAATTCTTATTTCCAAACAGTTATAATATCTATCTGCACGATACACCGGCAAAATCTTTGTTTTCGGAAGACAAGCGTGCATTTAGCCATGGTTGTATCCGTTTAGCAAAGCCAAAAACATTAGCTGAATATTTACTGACGGACAGACCAGAATGGACATCCGAAAAAATTGACAAGGCAATGAATTCCAAAAAAGAGGTGTGGGTAACCATGAAAACTCCTGTACCTGTAATCATTGCTTATTTTACCAGCTGGGTAGATAAAAACGGGCTGATTAATTTCAGGGAGGACATTTATGGCCACGATCAGAAAATGGCCGCACAGTTGTTTCCAGCAAAATAA